In Balneolaceae bacterium, the following proteins share a genomic window:
- a CDS encoding SIMPL domain-containing protein, with the protein MRASLLTTLFLLLTLSLQAQQTRQNPSTIQVNATGEVQVPADLIQFNIQVNAEGSSPQQVYDLHKQRETRLVELLKEYGIADDRIRYRPVSISSVNENRRTAGALSVRTSQQVYLTLEDFEVYERIQLGLIEADFDQFSGSFSSTRADSARDEALAQALAEARRKASLIAREAGVPLGRILEITYGGDSYPMERGMMMSEMAAGSADLMEFPQTVTLSSTVSIRFAIGRE; encoded by the coding sequence ATGCGCGCTTCTCTTCTTACCACGCTCTTCCTCCTGCTGACCCTCTCGCTTCAGGCCCAGCAGACCCGGCAGAATCCCTCCACCATCCAGGTCAACGCCACCGGAGAGGTGCAGGTGCCGGCGGACCTCATCCAATTCAACATCCAGGTGAACGCCGAGGGCAGCTCGCCCCAGCAGGTATACGACCTTCACAAGCAGCGGGAGACGCGCCTGGTGGAGCTGCTGAAAGAGTATGGAATCGCGGATGACCGCATCCGTTACCGTCCCGTCTCCATCAGCTCCGTGAACGAGAACCGCCGTACGGCCGGGGCCCTTTCGGTGCGAACCAGCCAGCAGGTATACCTTACCCTCGAAGATTTCGAGGTTTATGAGCGTATCCAGCTGGGACTCATAGAGGCAGACTTCGACCAGTTCAGCGGAAGCTTCTCCTCCACCCGGGCCGATTCGGCCCGGGACGAGGCCCTGGCGCAGGCCCTGGCAGAAGCCCGCCGCAAGGCCAGCCTCATCGCCCGGGAAGCCGGCGTGCCGCTGGGACGCATTCTTGAAATTACCTACGGCGGAGACAGCTATCCTATGGAGCGCGGCATGATGATGAGCGAGATGGCGGCCGGCTCGGCCGACCTGATGGAATTCCCGCAGACGGTCACGCTGAGCAGCACCGTCTCCATACGCTTTGCCATCGGCCGGGAGTAG
- a CDS encoding PIG-L family deacetylase, whose translation MNHRFAFRTVSTLLLAALLTSAGWQAAYAQAPPQPPAAQLDYQPRILLVTAHPDDDAIYAATVFKTTHLLGGVVDLALMTNGEGGYRYSTLGNYIYGKELDKEEVGRAWLPNIRKQELMAGGEIVGMRKYFFFEQLDRQYSLDPAVPMEEWDADYIVSTLRETIRQEGYDFVFTMMPYPGTHAHHKASAILALRAVEGMAPEERPLVLATSMASADEEPSSFEMLEDYPLTRLDRSVTPFVFDRTQTFGHENELNYKMIANWVIAEHKSQGTMQQLMNRGDLERYWYYGLNPPEGEQKVRRFFEAVNAADIYARDDSTAASGG comes from the coding sequence ATGAACCATCGATTTGCATTCCGAACCGTTTCAACGCTGCTGCTCGCAGCCCTGCTGACCTCCGCCGGCTGGCAGGCGGCGTACGCCCAGGCTCCCCCGCAGCCGCCCGCCGCGCAGCTTGACTACCAGCCGCGCATTCTGCTGGTGACCGCCCACCCCGACGACGACGCCATCTACGCCGCCACCGTTTTCAAGACGACCCATCTGCTGGGCGGGGTGGTGGACCTGGCGCTGATGACCAACGGGGAGGGGGGCTACCGCTACTCCACGCTGGGCAACTACATCTACGGCAAGGAGCTGGACAAGGAGGAGGTGGGACGCGCCTGGCTCCCCAATATCCGCAAGCAGGAACTGATGGCCGGGGGCGAAATCGTGGGCATGCGCAAGTATTTCTTCTTCGAACAGCTCGACCGCCAGTACTCCCTCGACCCCGCGGTGCCCATGGAGGAGTGGGACGCCGACTATATCGTCTCCACCCTCCGCGAGACCATCCGCCAAGAGGGCTACGACTTTGTCTTCACCATGATGCCATACCCCGGCACCCACGCCCACCACAAGGCCTCCGCCATCCTGGCGCTGCGGGCCGTCGAGGGGATGGCGCCGGAGGAGCGTCCCCTGGTGCTGGCCACCAGCATGGCGAGCGCGGACGAAGAGCCCAGCTCCTTCGAGATGCTGGAGGACTATCCGCTGACGCGGCTGGACCGCTCGGTCACGCCTTTTGTCTTCGACCGCACGCAGACCTTCGGCCACGAAAACGAGCTCAACTACAAGATGATCGCCAACTGGGTCATTGCCGAGCACAAGTCGCAGGGCACCATGCAGCAGCTCATGAACCGGGGCGATCTGGAGCGCTACTGGTACTACGGGCTCAATCCACCGGAAGGCGAGCAGAAGGTGCGCCGTTTCTTTGAGGCGGTCAACGCGGCCGACATCTACGCCCGTGACGATTCCACCGCCGCTTCCGGTGGCTGA
- a CDS encoding arylesterase produces MHVKPYVLALLLLLAGVAGTAVAQGGGGGAEAEGAPQTESMRILFFGDSITAGYGVGQEQAFPALVRRRIDSLDWNFTVVNGGLSGETSAGGLRRIDWVLRQHVDLFVLELGGNDGLRGIDLASTRQNLQQIIDKVGGTYPDARIVIAGMQVPPNLGPDYTARFESMYPELARENDAELIPFLMEGVGGFEEYMQNDGIHPNARGHERMAQTVWEAIRPILQEMRGS; encoded by the coding sequence ATGCATGTTAAACCTTATGTCCTGGCGCTCCTGCTCCTGCTGGCAGGCGTGGCCGGCACGGCTGTGGCACAGGGCGGGGGAGGGGGCGCGGAGGCGGAGGGCGCGCCCCAGACCGAATCCATGCGCATCCTCTTTTTCGGCGACAGCATTACGGCGGGCTACGGGGTGGGGCAGGAGCAGGCCTTTCCCGCGCTGGTGCGCCGGCGTATCGATTCGCTGGACTGGAACTTTACGGTCGTCAACGGGGGACTGAGCGGGGAGACCTCGGCCGGGGGACTCCGCCGCATTGACTGGGTGCTGCGCCAGCACGTGGATCTCTTTGTGCTGGAGCTGGGGGGCAACGACGGGTTGCGCGGCATCGACCTGGCCTCCACACGGCAGAACCTGCAGCAGATCATCGACAAGGTAGGCGGGACCTACCCCGACGCGCGCATCGTGATCGCCGGCATGCAGGTGCCGCCCAACCTGGGACCCGATTACACCGCGCGCTTTGAGTCCATGTACCCCGAGCTGGCCCGCGAGAACGACGCCGAGCTCATTCCCTTTCTGATGGAGGGGGTGGGCGGCTTCGAGGAGTACATGCAGAACGACGGCATTCATCCCAACGCTCGGGGACACGAAAGGATGGCCCAGACCGTCTGGGAGGCCATCCGGCCCATCCTGCAGGAGATGCGCGGCTCGTAG
- a CDS encoding ABC transporter ATP-binding protein — translation MDKAILEVTNLTQQFRSGDRELTVLDHVDFSVEEGTTCAIVGPSGSGKTTLLGLCAGLDRPTAGEVVLNGVSLGALDEDERARVRNEHVGFIFQTFQLVPTLTALENVMVPLELRGEATERVRDHALDLLEQVGLGERTSHYPTQLSGGEQQRVAIARAFINRPRILFADEPTGNLDADTGATIEELMFELNRASGTTLVLVTHDLELARKCQRVIRLRSGAIHSDEQTAEAAVGTDAKSR, via the coding sequence ATGGACAAGGCCATACTGGAAGTTACGAATCTTACCCAGCAATTCAGAAGCGGCGACCGCGAGCTCACCGTGCTCGACCACGTCGATTTCTCCGTGGAGGAGGGCACCACCTGCGCCATCGTGGGTCCCTCGGGCAGCGGCAAAACCACCCTGCTCGGGCTCTGCGCCGGACTGGACCGGCCCACCGCGGGCGAGGTGGTGCTCAACGGGGTGAGCCTGGGAGCGCTGGACGAGGACGAGCGCGCGCGGGTCCGCAACGAACACGTGGGCTTTATCTTCCAGACGTTCCAGCTGGTGCCCACCCTCACCGCCCTTGAAAACGTCATGGTGCCGCTGGAATTGCGGGGCGAGGCTACCGAAAGGGTGCGCGACCACGCCCTCGACCTGCTGGAGCAGGTGGGCCTGGGAGAACGCACCAGTCACTATCCCACCCAGCTTTCGGGCGGGGAGCAGCAGCGCGTAGCCATCGCCCGCGCCTTCATCAACCGCCCGCGCATCCTCTTCGCCGACGAGCCCACGGGCAACCTGGACGCCGATACCGGCGCCACCATCGAGGAGCTCATGTTTGAGCTGAACCGGGCCTCCGGCACCACCCTGGTGCTGGTCACCCACGACCTGGAGCTGGCCCGCAAGTGCCAGCGGGTGATCCGCCTTCGCAGCGGCGCCATCCACAGCGATGAGCAGACGGCGGAAGCTGCCGTCGGAACCGACGCCAAAAGCCGCTAG